In a single window of the Natronosalvus caseinilyticus genome:
- a CDS encoding Rid family detoxifying hydrolase gives MKRIISTDDAPAAVGAYSQGTTDDSIVFTAGQIPLTPDGDLLDDEPIDVQTEQALDNVEAVLEEAGATMYDVLKMTVLLDDIEEFEAMNEVYAGYFDDEPPARSAFEVANLPKGVGIEIEAIASLE, from the coding sequence ATGAAGCGCATCATCAGCACGGACGACGCGCCGGCGGCCGTCGGCGCCTACAGCCAGGGAACGACCGACGACTCGATCGTCTTCACTGCGGGCCAGATCCCGCTCACGCCCGACGGCGACCTGCTCGACGACGAGCCGATCGACGTCCAGACCGAACAGGCCCTCGACAACGTCGAGGCCGTCCTCGAGGAAGCGGGTGCGACCATGTACGACGTGCTCAAGATGACCGTCCTCCTCGACGACATCGAGGAGTTCGAGGCGATGAACGAGGTCTACGCGGGCTACTTCGACGACGAGCCACCGGCCCGTAGCGCCTTCGAGGTCGCGAACCTGCCGAAGGGCGTCGGGATCGAGATCGAAGCGATCGCCAGCCTCGAGTAG
- the lrp gene encoding HTH-type transcriptional regulator Lrp yields the protein MTYENLDAKLVNALLGDGRASLRSLAEDLDVSVTTISNHLSALEDEGVIHGYTPKIDYDALDYDVTAVIQLKVEGNALPDITETLKEHKQMISVYEVTGDYDVIAVGKFTDTDGMNDQIKALLTDPDIKESNTSVVLNAVSENEQFELEIEE from the coding sequence ATGACGTACGAAAATCTCGACGCAAAGTTAGTGAATGCACTTCTGGGCGACGGCCGGGCGAGCCTCCGGAGCCTCGCCGAGGATCTCGACGTCTCCGTGACCACCATCTCGAACCACCTCTCTGCCCTCGAGGACGAGGGCGTGATCCACGGCTACACCCCGAAGATCGACTACGACGCCCTCGACTACGACGTTACGGCCGTCATCCAGCTGAAAGTCGAGGGGAACGCCCTCCCGGACATTACCGAGACGCTCAAAGAGCACAAGCAGATGATCTCCGTCTACGAGGTCACCGGCGACTACGACGTCATCGCCGTCGGCAAGTTCACCGACACCGACGGGATGAACGACCAGATCAAAGCCCTCCTCACCGACCCCGACATCAAGGAGTCGAACACGAGCGTCGTCCTCAACGCCGTCTCCGAGAACGAGCAGTTCGAACTCGAGATCGAGGAGTAA
- the glnA gene encoding type I glutamate--ammonia ligase, which yields MTSGNITPTEQAVLDEIEEKGVDFLRLQFTDILGVVKNVAVPARQAEKAFTEGIYFDGSSIEGFVRIQESDMRLVPDPDTFAILPWRQSGESASARMICDVYNTSTGDPFEGDPRYILKRAIDRAQDLGYSINAAPEPEFFLFEEDEEGGATTETNDAGGYFDLAPKDLASDVRRDIIYGLESMGFEVEASHHEVAEGQHEINFEYDDALTTADNVGTFRTVVRAIAAQHGYHATFMPKPIPRINGSGMHTHISLFTEGGENAFHDGDDEFNLSSTAKSFLAGVLEHAPAITAIANPIVNSYKRLVPGYEAPVYVAWSDRNRSALIRRPAARVPAASRIELRSPDPSCNPYLALAVMIHAGLDGIENDLEAPDPVRENIYEFDGKKREEYGIETLPTNLGEAVDALEADEVIYDALGDHVGPKFVEAKRQEFEEYLVDVSQWELDRYLETF from the coding sequence ATGACAAGCGGAAACATCACCCCGACCGAACAGGCGGTGCTGGACGAAATCGAGGAGAAGGGCGTCGATTTCCTCCGGCTCCAGTTTACCGACATCCTCGGCGTCGTCAAGAACGTCGCCGTTCCGGCCCGCCAGGCCGAGAAGGCGTTCACCGAGGGAATCTACTTCGACGGCTCCTCGATCGAAGGCTTCGTGCGGATCCAGGAATCGGACATGCGCCTCGTGCCCGACCCGGACACGTTCGCCATCCTCCCGTGGAGACAGAGTGGCGAGAGCGCCTCGGCCCGGATGATCTGTGACGTCTACAACACCTCTACCGGCGATCCCTTCGAGGGCGACCCGCGCTACATTCTGAAGCGGGCGATCGACCGCGCCCAGGACCTCGGCTACTCGATCAACGCCGCGCCTGAACCCGAGTTCTTCCTGTTCGAGGAGGACGAGGAGGGCGGCGCGACGACCGAGACGAACGACGCCGGCGGGTACTTCGACCTCGCGCCGAAGGACCTCGCGAGCGACGTCCGCCGGGACATCATCTACGGCCTCGAGAGCATGGGCTTCGAGGTCGAGGCGAGCCACCACGAGGTCGCCGAGGGCCAGCACGAGATCAACTTCGAGTACGACGACGCGCTCACCACGGCCGACAACGTCGGCACCTTCCGGACGGTCGTGCGCGCCATCGCGGCCCAGCACGGCTATCACGCGACGTTCATGCCGAAGCCGATCCCGCGGATCAACGGCTCCGGGATGCACACCCACATCTCGCTGTTCACCGAGGGCGGCGAGAACGCGTTCCACGACGGCGACGACGAGTTCAACCTCTCGAGTACGGCGAAGTCGTTCCTCGCGGGCGTCCTCGAGCACGCCCCGGCGATCACGGCCATCGCGAACCCGATCGTCAACAGCTACAAGCGACTGGTGCCCGGCTACGAGGCGCCGGTCTACGTGGCGTGGTCCGATCGCAACCGCTCGGCGCTCATCCGCAGGCCGGCCGCTCGCGTGCCGGCGGCCTCTCGCATCGAACTGCGCTCGCCCGATCCCTCGTGTAACCCCTACCTCGCGCTGGCGGTCATGATCCACGCGGGTCTCGACGGCATCGAGAACGACCTCGAGGCGCCCGACCCAGTCCGGGAGAACATCTACGAGTTCGACGGGAAGAAACGCGAGGAGTACGGCATCGAGACCCTGCCGACGAACCTCGGCGAGGCGGTCGACGCCCTCGAAGCGGACGAGGTCATCTACGACGCCCTCGGCGACCACGTCGGACCGAAGTTCGTCGAGGCGAAGCGCCAGGAGTTCGAGGAGTATCTGGTCGACGTCTCTCAGTGGGAACTCGACCGGTACCTCGAGACGTTCTAG
- a CDS encoding YihY/virulence factor BrkB family protein has protein sequence MIDRRRTIQLTYRILSLARAEQLTLLSAAVAFYAFLSLVPLSLLSLGVAASIGGEPLAARVAAVSEDVLTPTARQILAETLLDETGRQGATAIGAVGLIWGASRVLHGLDQMFSAVYGTVRSSSLLDTLWDSMIVLVAATLGFSAVTVLEVAVEFVPGFSVGLLGPVFVLISLLAAFFPMYVVFPDVPVSLREAAPGAIIATIGWFALGQVFSLYTAFVGGFSVYGVLGAVLLVLIWLYLGAAIVVFGVVVNAVLAGIDVDRQLQSHGPRQVSTEAMSEDATGADERDGPARGASEPQSRSRSRQREGSRTRDRADDPAALREELRQLEDRLESFETSVEDRTVRRQSLEADLKRYVRRRVRRGHAHGWGPYLVLLYGTAMTLGAFYFLEGPWAVLAMLVVWTSTLGVYVLMVLFGAGISALGLPGRLRNRISEWRS, from the coding sequence GTGATCGACCGTCGCCGCACGATTCAGCTCACCTATCGCATCCTCTCGCTCGCACGGGCCGAACAACTGACGCTGCTGTCGGCCGCCGTCGCGTTCTACGCCTTCCTCTCCCTCGTGCCGCTGTCGCTGCTGTCACTCGGGGTGGCGGCGTCGATCGGCGGCGAGCCGCTGGCAGCCCGGGTGGCCGCAGTCTCCGAAGACGTACTGACGCCCACGGCCCGACAGATCCTCGCGGAGACGCTCCTCGACGAAACCGGCCGACAGGGGGCGACGGCCATCGGGGCCGTCGGCCTCATCTGGGGCGCCAGTCGCGTCCTGCACGGCCTCGACCAGATGTTCTCGGCCGTCTACGGTACCGTGCGGTCGTCCTCACTGCTGGACACCCTCTGGGACTCGATGATCGTCCTGGTGGCCGCCACGCTCGGCTTCAGCGCGGTCACCGTCCTCGAGGTCGCCGTCGAGTTCGTTCCCGGGTTCTCTGTCGGCCTCCTCGGCCCGGTGTTCGTCCTGATTAGCCTCCTCGCCGCGTTCTTCCCGATGTACGTCGTCTTCCCGGACGTCCCGGTGAGCCTCCGGGAAGCCGCACCGGGGGCGATCATCGCCACGATCGGCTGGTTCGCGCTCGGGCAGGTGTTCTCACTCTACACCGCGTTCGTGGGCGGATTCAGCGTCTACGGCGTCCTCGGCGCCGTCTTGCTCGTGCTCATCTGGCTCTACCTCGGCGCCGCGATCGTCGTCTTCGGCGTCGTGGTCAACGCCGTCCTCGCCGGAATTGACGTGGATCGGCAGCTACAAAGTCACGGGCCACGACAGGTATCCACAGAAGCGATGTCCGAGGACGCCACTGGAGCCGACGAGCGAGACGGGCCAGCACGGGGGGCGAGCGAGCCGCAGTCACGATCACGTTCACGACAGCGCGAGGGATCCAGAACCCGCGACCGAGCGGACGATCCCGCCGCTCTCCGCGAGGAACTCCGCCAGCTCGAGGACCGGCTCGAGTCCTTCGAAACGTCGGTCGAGGACCGGACTGTCAGGCGCCAGTCCCTCGAGGCCGACCTCAAGCGGTACGTCCGTCGCCGCGTTCGCCGGGGCCACGCCCACGGCTGGGGGCCGTACCTCGTCTTGCTGTACGGCACCGCGATGACTCTGGGTGCGTTCTACTTCCTCGAGGGCCCATGGGCCGTGCTGGCGATGCTCGTCGTCTGGACGTCGACGCTCGGCGTCTACGTGCTGATGGTGCTGTTTGGCGCCGGCATTTCCGCGCTCGGTCTTCCGGGACGGCTCCGCAACCGAATCTCGGAGTGGCGCTCCTGA
- a CDS encoding tRNA (guanine(26)-N(2))-dimethyltransferase, which translates to MRVTEGGVEFEVPGEQTEGVEESVFYNPRQELNRDLTIAVLRAFRERQPRTRRYLDAMTASGVRGLRAAVDGWDVTCCDREPEAVDLASENLERAGFELGVDAEVVHRNVNALMHDAVFDVIDLDPYGTPMPFADAAFARCRHLVCVTATDTAPLCGAHFRSGIRSYGAIPRNTEYHTEMGVRTLLSGLTRSAARFDVGVTPLLTHATSHYVRTFLELDRKPTAADASLEELGFLVHCEDCLYREYAFGLAPSADLPLETCPNCAGERMLAAGPLWLGPMRDRAFVADVRDRIPDEFGTAETGRALLETLAAELDEPTYYDQHKLCKNWGLPANTMADFLADLEAAGYATSKTHYGGTTFKTNAGVGEILEATRANLE; encoded by the coding sequence ATGCGCGTGACGGAGGGTGGCGTCGAGTTCGAGGTTCCCGGCGAACAGACCGAAGGCGTCGAGGAGTCGGTGTTCTACAACCCCCGCCAGGAGCTGAATCGGGATCTGACGATCGCCGTCCTGCGAGCGTTTCGCGAGCGCCAACCGCGGACACGGCGCTACCTCGACGCGATGACCGCCAGCGGCGTCCGCGGCCTCCGGGCCGCGGTCGACGGCTGGGACGTCACCTGCTGTGACCGCGAGCCGGAAGCTGTAGACCTCGCCAGCGAGAACCTCGAGCGCGCCGGGTTCGAACTCGGAGTCGACGCCGAAGTCGTCCACCGGAACGTCAACGCCCTGATGCACGACGCCGTCTTCGACGTGATCGACCTCGACCCCTACGGCACGCCGATGCCGTTCGCCGACGCGGCATTCGCCCGGTGTCGCCACCTCGTCTGCGTCACCGCGACCGACACCGCGCCGCTGTGTGGCGCACACTTCAGGAGCGGGATTCGCTCCTACGGCGCCATCCCTCGAAATACCGAGTACCACACCGAGATGGGCGTCCGGACCCTGCTCTCGGGGCTCACCCGGAGCGCCGCCCGGTTCGACGTCGGCGTCACCCCGCTCCTCACGCACGCGACCAGCCACTACGTCCGCACGTTCCTCGAACTCGACCGGAAGCCGACCGCCGCCGACGCCAGTCTCGAGGAGCTGGGCTTCCTGGTTCACTGTGAGGACTGCCTGTACCGCGAGTACGCGTTCGGGCTGGCGCCCTCGGCCGACCTGCCGCTCGAGACGTGCCCCAACTGCGCGGGAGAGCGAATGCTCGCCGCTGGCCCGCTCTGGCTAGGTCCGATGCGGGATCGCGCGTTCGTCGCCGACGTTCGCGACCGAATCCCGGACGAGTTCGGGACCGCCGAGACGGGACGCGCGCTCCTCGAGACGCTCGCGGCCGAACTCGACGAACCGACCTACTACGACCAGCACAAGCTCTGCAAGAACTGGGGCCTGCCCGCTAACACGATGGCCGACTTCCTGGCCGATCTCGAGGCGGCGGGGTACGCGACATCGAAGACCCACTACGGCGGGACGACGTTCAAGACGAACGCCGGCGTGGGCGAGATTCTCGAGGCGACGAGGGCGAATCTGGAGTGA
- a CDS encoding bacterio-opsin activator domain-containing protein codes for MALFAEFSVPTEAFALHETLEAEPGAVVEIERVAATEELITPYFRVSGVDLDAFEAAAADDPSVRGLTRIDRFREATLYRADLVRDVDAIVYAYTSTDATILEASAQHDRWELRMRFPDGDALSQFSAYCEDRGIPFELTRLYDRANPQSRAKFGVTAKQHEALLTAWKRGYFSSPEVTLEDVAAELDITPQALSNRLRRGYESLIEHTIAMTAPEERD; via the coding sequence ATGGCGCTATTCGCGGAGTTTTCCGTTCCAACCGAGGCGTTTGCCCTCCACGAAACGCTCGAGGCCGAGCCTGGCGCCGTCGTCGAAATCGAGCGCGTCGCCGCCACCGAGGAACTCATCACGCCGTACTTCCGGGTCAGCGGCGTCGATCTTGACGCCTTCGAGGCCGCCGCCGCGGACGACCCGTCGGTCCGGGGACTCACGCGAATCGATCGGTTCAGGGAGGCGACGCTGTACCGGGCCGATCTGGTCCGAGACGTCGACGCGATCGTCTACGCGTACACGTCGACGGACGCGACGATCCTCGAGGCGTCGGCCCAGCACGACCGCTGGGAGCTTCGGATGCGATTTCCCGACGGCGACGCCCTCTCGCAGTTCAGTGCCTACTGTGAGGACCGCGGGATTCCGTTCGAACTCACGCGACTGTACGACCGGGCCAACCCCCAGTCCAGGGCGAAGTTCGGCGTCACGGCCAAGCAACACGAGGCGCTGTTGACCGCGTGGAAGCGCGGGTACTTCTCCTCGCCGGAGGTCACGCTCGAGGACGTCGCTGCGGAGTTGGACATCACGCCACAGGCGCTCTCGAATCGGTTGCGACGTGGCTACGAGTCGTTGATCGAGCACACGATCGCGATGACGGCACCGGAGGAGAGGGACTAA
- the alaS gene encoding alanine--tRNA ligase, with amino-acid sequence MSELEEEYRLEYFEEEGFERKECPSCGAHFWTRDHSRETCGEPPCEQYDFIDEPGFAEEYTLEEMREAFLSFFEDHGHERIDPYPVAANRWRDDVLLTQASIYDFQPLVTSGKTPPPANPLTVSQPCIRMQDIDNVGKTGRHTMAFEMMAHHAFNVREDAEEEYAYEGEVYWKDRTVELCDELLDSLGADITDVTYIEDPWVGGGNAGPAIEVIYKGLELATLVFMCMEQDPDGEYELKDGNTYSFMDTYIVDTGYGLERWTWMSQGTATVYEAIYPEMIDFLKDNAGLEYTDEEADLVARAARLSGQLDIDDVDDVEAARGDIADELGVDVGDLRDLVEPLERIYAIADHCRTLAYMFGDGIVPSNVGTGYLARMVLRRTKRLCDTVGVDAPLDELVDMQAERLGYENRDTVRDIVRTEVEKYRETLERGGRRVEALAAEYAKKGESIPLEELIELYDSHGIQPDMVEEIATEAGAEVDVPDDFYSLVADRHDTTTVEEATEEGDERFADLPETEKLYYDDQQRTQFEAVVLDVFDREEGYDVVLDQTMFYPEGGGQPADRGTLSSEEKTVDVLDVQIEDGVVTHRTDEDPGKGEFVKGQLDAPRRRQLMRHHTATHIVMHAARQVLGDHVRQAGAQKGVESSRVDVRHYNRISREAVKQIERVANGMVMDNVSVDQEWPHRHEAEAEHGFDLYQGGIPPGTNIRLIHVAEDVQACGGTHVARTGDIGAIKILTTERVQDGVERLVFAAGDAAIESTQRTEDALYGAAEALDVSPENVPETAERFFEEWKARGKEIEDLKEQLATARASGGGGGEEVEVGETTAVVQRIDADMDELRATANALAAEGKLAVIGSGESGAQFVVAVPDGADVNAGEVVGELASRVGGGGGGPADFAQGGGPNVDALDEALEDAPDVLRQVLDA; translated from the coding sequence ATGAGTGAACTGGAGGAGGAGTACCGACTCGAGTATTTCGAGGAGGAGGGGTTCGAGCGCAAGGAGTGTCCCTCCTGTGGGGCACACTTCTGGACGCGCGATCACAGTCGCGAGACCTGCGGGGAACCGCCCTGCGAGCAGTACGACTTCATCGACGAGCCGGGCTTCGCCGAGGAGTACACCTTAGAGGAGATGCGCGAGGCGTTCCTCTCGTTCTTCGAGGACCACGGCCACGAGCGCATCGACCCGTACCCGGTGGCGGCCAACCGCTGGCGCGACGACGTTCTCCTGACGCAGGCGTCGATCTACGACTTCCAGCCGCTGGTCACCTCGGGGAAGACGCCGCCGCCGGCGAACCCGCTGACCGTCAGTCAGCCCTGCATCCGGATGCAGGACATCGACAACGTGGGCAAGACGGGCCGGCACACGATGGCCTTCGAGATGATGGCCCACCACGCGTTCAACGTCCGCGAGGACGCCGAGGAGGAGTACGCCTACGAGGGCGAGGTCTACTGGAAGGACCGCACCGTCGAACTCTGTGACGAACTGCTCGACTCCCTGGGCGCGGACATCACCGACGTCACCTACATCGAGGATCCGTGGGTCGGCGGCGGCAACGCCGGGCCCGCCATCGAGGTCATCTACAAGGGCCTCGAGCTGGCCACGCTGGTCTTCATGTGCATGGAGCAGGACCCCGACGGCGAGTACGAACTCAAAGACGGGAACACCTACTCGTTCATGGACACCTACATCGTCGACACGGGCTACGGCCTCGAGCGCTGGACCTGGATGAGCCAGGGGACGGCGACGGTCTACGAGGCGATCTACCCCGAGATGATCGACTTCCTCAAAGACAACGCGGGGCTGGAGTACACTGACGAAGAAGCCGACCTCGTCGCCCGGGCGGCGCGGCTCTCGGGCCAGCTCGACATCGACGACGTCGACGACGTCGAGGCCGCCCGCGGCGACATCGCGGACGAACTCGGCGTCGACGTCGGTGACCTCCGCGACCTGGTGGAGCCACTCGAGCGAATCTACGCCATCGCCGACCACTGCCGGACCCTCGCGTACATGTTCGGCGACGGCATCGTCCCCTCGAACGTCGGCACGGGCTACCTCGCGCGGATGGTGCTCCGCCGGACGAAACGCCTCTGTGACACCGTCGGCGTCGACGCGCCGCTCGACGAACTCGTCGACATGCAGGCCGAGCGCCTGGGCTACGAGAACCGCGACACCGTCCGGGACATCGTCCGCACCGAGGTCGAGAAGTACCGCGAGACGCTCGAGCGCGGCGGCCGACGGGTCGAAGCCCTCGCTGCGGAGTACGCGAAGAAAGGCGAGTCGATCCCCCTCGAGGAACTGATCGAACTCTACGACAGCCACGGCATCCAGCCCGACATGGTCGAGGAGATCGCCACCGAGGCCGGCGCCGAGGTGGACGTGCCCGACGACTTCTACAGTCTCGTCGCCGACCGCCACGACACGACGACGGTCGAGGAAGCCACCGAGGAGGGCGACGAGCGATTCGCCGACCTCCCCGAGACGGAGAAACTGTACTACGACGACCAGCAGCGAACCCAGTTCGAGGCGGTCGTCCTCGACGTATTCGACCGCGAGGAGGGCTACGACGTCGTGCTCGACCAGACGATGTTCTACCCCGAGGGTGGCGGCCAGCCAGCGGACCGGGGCACGCTCTCGAGCGAGGAGAAGACCGTCGACGTGCTCGACGTCCAGATCGAGGACGGCGTCGTCACCCACCGGACCGACGAGGATCCGGGGAAGGGCGAGTTCGTCAAGGGACAGCTCGACGCCCCCCGTCGCCGGCAATTGATGCGCCACCACACGGCAACCCACATCGTCATGCACGCCGCCCGGCAGGTGCTCGGCGACCACGTCCGCCAGGCGGGCGCCCAGAAGGGCGTCGAGTCCTCGCGGGTCGACGTCCGTCACTACAACCGGATCTCCCGGGAGGCCGTCAAGCAAATCGAGCGCGTCGCCAACGGCATGGTGATGGACAACGTCTCCGTCGACCAGGAGTGGCCCCACCGACACGAGGCCGAGGCCGAACACGGCTTCGACCTCTACCAGGGCGGGATCCCGCCGGGAACGAACATCCGACTCATCCACGTCGCCGAGGACGTCCAGGCCTGCGGTGGCACCCACGTCGCCCGCACTGGCGACATCGGCGCGATCAAGATTCTGACCACCGAGCGCGTCCAGGACGGCGTCGAGCGACTCGTCTTCGCCGCCGGCGACGCGGCCATCGAGTCCACCCAGCGTACCGAGGACGCCCTCTACGGGGCCGCCGAGGCCCTCGACGTCTCCCCCGAGAACGTCCCGGAGACCGCCGAGCGCTTCTTCGAGGAGTGGAAGGCTCGCGGCAAGGAAATCGAGGACCTGAAAGAACAGCTCGCGACCGCCCGCGCCAGCGGCGGTGGCGGCGGCGAGGAGGTGGAGGTCGGCGAAACGACCGCCGTCGTCCAGCGAATCGACGCCGACATGGACGAGCTCCGGGCGACGGCCAACGCTCTCGCTGCGGAGGGCAAGCTCGCCGTCATCGGCTCCGGTGAGAGCGGCGCGCAGTTCGTCGTCGCTGTTCCCGACGGCGCCGACGTCAACGCCGGCGAGGTCGTCGGCGAACTCGCCTCGCGAGTCGGCGGCGGCGGCGGCGGTCCAGCCGACTTCGCCCAGGGTGGCGGGCCGAACGTCGACGCCCTCGACGAGGCGCTCGAGGACGCGCCCGACGTGCTCCGGCAGGTACTGGACGCCTGA
- a CDS encoding GAF domain-containing protein → MTDTVLYVTAHGTGPSAETTRPEGVLELERELERVAPRSSVECVDSIEALDERVVAADCVVFAEDTTGDGPPIEAVAAACSGTPLIYYGNPDRVSAVNPDNGPDSDADSRAHSTPIHALEGVDGFVRRTGDSAVHLADEIDWQCRRQPRQSTTGTADGSVDRPKIARLHRMTTRLVACRSEERLLDLAIESAEAILGFDASSISLAEERDGETKLVIRAGSDEFADISRAHDLSEGILGKTYRKQRSFLLEDVADHPDARPHEDGYRSAISVPIEEFGVFQAISTDERAYDESDLEFAELLVTYVAQTLSRLRVAETLRERRERLTRLHEGTTKIVGSTDEAAVYERALETTETVLELDICVFLSADLETEELVPEAYSETMDERLARRVPLDHGIVGETYRRGEPSIIDEVVIEDPEIEGLERFKSAMTVPLGEYGVFQAVSEQSHAFDDVDLELAELLCAHVTEAIGRARAEASLVEERDRLSALFDNVPDPAVQYHLSDGEPTVRAVNDRFEEVFGFDTETVLHEAVDDYIIPPGYEDEARQLNEALFAGETLRVVTRRRTATDVRDFLVNVVPLTAGERSVEGYAIYTDITDQKRHERALTAKNERLDEFASIVSHDLRNPLNVAQGYLELLDETGDQSHLAEIDDALDRMDELIERLLTLSRRGDVIDDTEPLEIHAVATDAWSAVDTDGATLQLGENQSLEADRARLREALENLFRNSVEHGSSESGGDRNANASDLTITVGALEDGFFVADDGVGIPPNERQSVFETGYTTASGGTGFGLNIVDQIARAHGWTVEVTDSDAGGARFEFREGSPEDAAPEPVPESTGGTDDGRRSNLEPPADGGDPSA, encoded by the coding sequence ATGACCGATACCGTCCTCTACGTAACTGCACACGGCACCGGGCCGTCGGCCGAAACCACCAGGCCCGAAGGCGTTCTCGAACTCGAACGCGAACTCGAGCGGGTGGCGCCGCGGTCGTCCGTCGAGTGCGTCGACTCGATCGAAGCCCTCGACGAGCGCGTCGTCGCTGCCGACTGCGTCGTCTTCGCGGAGGACACGACCGGTGACGGGCCGCCGATCGAGGCCGTCGCCGCTGCCTGTAGCGGAACGCCGCTCATCTATTACGGTAATCCCGACCGTGTCTCTGCTGTCAATCCCGACAACGGTCCCGACTCCGACGCTGACTCGCGTGCCCATTCCACCCCGATCCACGCCCTCGAGGGCGTCGACGGGTTCGTTCGCCGGACCGGCGACTCGGCGGTTCACCTGGCTGACGAGATCGACTGGCAGTGTAGGCGACAGCCGCGACAGTCGACGACCGGCACGGCTGACGGAAGCGTCGATCGACCGAAGATCGCCCGCCTTCACCGGATGACCACTCGACTCGTCGCGTGTCGTTCCGAGGAACGCCTCCTCGACCTCGCCATCGAGTCGGCCGAAGCCATCCTCGGATTCGACGCGTCGTCGATCTCGCTCGCCGAAGAGCGAGACGGCGAGACGAAGCTGGTGATTCGCGCCGGCTCGGACGAGTTCGCCGACATCTCGCGAGCACACGACCTCTCGGAGGGAATCCTCGGGAAGACCTACCGGAAACAACGCTCGTTCCTGCTCGAGGACGTGGCGGATCACCCCGACGCCCGTCCGCACGAGGACGGCTACCGATCCGCGATCAGCGTCCCGATCGAGGAGTTCGGCGTCTTTCAGGCGATCTCGACTGACGAACGCGCCTACGACGAGTCCGACCTCGAGTTCGCCGAGTTGCTCGTGACCTACGTCGCCCAGACGCTCAGTCGACTTCGCGTCGCGGAGACGTTGCGCGAACGGCGCGAGCGCCTGACCAGGCTCCACGAGGGGACGACCAAAATCGTCGGCTCGACTGACGAGGCGGCAGTCTACGAGCGGGCCCTCGAGACGACGGAGACGGTGCTCGAACTCGACATCTGCGTCTTCCTCTCGGCGGACCTCGAGACCGAGGAACTCGTCCCCGAGGCCTACTCGGAGACGATGGACGAGCGACTGGCCAGGAGGGTGCCCCTCGACCACGGAATCGTCGGCGAGACCTACCGACGGGGCGAGCCGTCGATCATCGACGAAGTCGTGATCGAAGACCCGGAAATCGAGGGGCTGGAACGGTTCAAGTCGGCGATGACCGTGCCCCTCGGGGAGTACGGCGTCTTCCAGGCGGTCTCCGAGCAATCACACGCCTTCGACGACGTCGACCTCGAGCTGGCGGAACTCCTGTGTGCCCACGTGACCGAAGCCATCGGCAGGGCGCGCGCCGAAGCCAGCCTCGTCGAGGAACGGGATCGGCTCTCAGCGCTGTTCGACAACGTCCCCGACCCCGCCGTCCAGTACCACCTCTCGGACGGCGAACCGACCGTCCGGGCGGTCAACGACCGATTCGAGGAGGTCTTCGGATTCGACACCGAGACCGTTCTGCACGAGGCCGTCGACGACTACATCATCCCACCGGGGTACGAGGACGAAGCTCGTCAGCTCAACGAGGCGCTGTTCGCCGGCGAAACCCTGCGCGTGGTCACGCGGCGGCGAACCGCGACCGACGTTCGGGACTTCCTGGTCAACGTCGTCCCCCTCACCGCCGGCGAACGAAGCGTCGAGGGGTACGCCATCTACACCGACATCACCGACCAGAAGCGCCACGAACGCGCGCTCACGGCGAAGAACGAGCGCCTAGACGAGTTCGCCAGCATCGTCAGCCACGACCTCCGCAACCCGCTCAACGTCGCCCAGGGCTACCTCGAGTTGCTCGACGAGACCGGCGATCAGTCCCACCTCGCGGAGATCGACGACGCGCTCGATCGGATGGACGAACTCATCGAACGGCTGCTCACGCTCTCGCGACGCGGCGACGTCATCGACGACACCGAACCCCTCGAGATCCACGCGGTGGCGACGGACGCCTGGTCGGCAGTCGACACCGACGGGGCGACGCTGCAACTCGGCGAGAACCAGTCGCTCGAGGCCGACCGGGCGCGACTTCGGGAAGCGCTCGAGAACCTGTTTCGAAATTCGGTGGAACACGGCTCGAGTGAATCCGGCGGGGATCGAAACGCCAACGCGAGCGATCTGACCATCACGGTCGGTGCCCTCGAGGACGGCTTCTTCGTCGCCGACGACGGCGTCGGCATCCCGCCGAACGAGCGCCAGTCCGTGTTCGAAACCGGGTACACGACCGCCAGTGGCGGCACCGGGTTCGGACTGAACATCGTCGACCAGATCGCCCGGGCGCACGGCTGGACCGTCGAGGTTACCGACAGCGACGCGGGTGGTGCCCGGTTCGAGTTCCGGGAAGGGTCGCCCGAGGACGCTGCGCCGGAACCGGTTCCCGAGTCCACTGGCGGTACCGACGACGGCCGTCGCTCGAACCTCGAGCCGCCGGCCGACGGCGGCGACCCGTCGGCGTAG